One genomic region from Nitrospira sp. encodes:
- a CDS encoding replication initiation factor domain-containing protein, with amino-acid sequence MTGSGGFTQTIDWLAFTLPKAEVAEVTKLIGGDWFQSETGFRGYPVAQLMTEGKTGVGKLGTGAPRNPKEVHVDLSAGIVSQWDETKLKTVLAWIFTQKGHVTRIDVALDDREASVAVETVRLAVEAGQLVSRSKQFKVIQASNHREGTRTGETLYFGCPNRRRRRRPPPRFHAGVARPPDGGISGSPMVNEKQVAAPRHVK; translated from the coding sequence ATGACGGGTTCCGGAGGGTTCACCCAAACCATCGATTGGCTCGCCTTCACCCTGCCAAAAGCGGAGGTTGCTGAGGTAACCAAGCTCATCGGTGGCGACTGGTTTCAGAGTGAGACGGGCTTTCGCGGCTATCCCGTGGCGCAATTGATGACGGAAGGCAAAACGGGCGTCGGGAAACTGGGGACGGGTGCTCCTCGCAATCCCAAGGAAGTGCATGTGGATCTGTCCGCCGGAATCGTCTCCCAGTGGGATGAGACCAAATTGAAGACGGTGTTGGCCTGGATCTTTACCCAGAAGGGCCATGTGACCCGCATCGATGTGGCGCTGGACGACCGGGAGGCCTCTGTCGCAGTGGAGACCGTGCGCCTCGCCGTGGAGGCCGGACAATTAGTGAGCCGATCGAAGCAATTCAAAGTCATCCAAGCTTCCAATCATCGTGAGGGAACCCGCACTGGGGAGACCCTGTATTTCGGGTGCCCCAATAGACGCCGAAGAAGAAGACCGCCACCGCGCTTCCATGCTGGAGTGGCACGCCCTCCTGACGGAGGGATTTCAGGAAGTCCGATGGTCAATGAGAAGCAGGTGGCGGCCCCGCGCCATGTGAAATGA
- a CDS encoding type II toxin-antitoxin system RelE/ParE family toxin, translating into MTYQLLIKPSARKELEQLSDSILRRIDEAIVKLSNHPRPVGSKKLVGAPLYRIRIGTYRVVYEIDDNRKTVTIVTVGHRGDVYR; encoded by the coding sequence GTGACGTACCAGCTCCTTATCAAGCCGTCGGCGAGAAAGGAGCTTGAACAGCTGAGCGATTCAATTCTGCGGCGCATAGACGAGGCGATTGTTAAGCTATCGAATCATCCCCGCCCGGTAGGGAGTAAAAAGCTGGTGGGGGCTCCACTCTATCGAATCCGTATCGGTACGTATAGAGTGGTCTACGAGATCGACGACAATCGAAAGACCGTGACGATCGTGACCGTTGGTCATCGCGGTGATGTGTATCGATGA
- a CDS encoding adenylosuccinate synthase, with protein MANLVIIGSQWGDEGKGKIVDILAKDADLVVRYQGGSNAGHTVINKRDTFIFHLIPSGILYRGTRCLIGNGVVVDPGALIEEMDHLQGQGVKIAKNFAVSDRAHLILPYHKAIDKASEQSKGVRRIGTTGRGIGPSYGDKMARIGIRMGDLLNPSLFKQKLEENLVDINWLLEQLHKVDCFELEKVYQQYMGYADRLKSYIIDTTLVVNKAVDAGKTVLFEGAQGTHLDVDFGTYPYVTSSSSSAGGACTGTGVGPTKIDAVMGITKAYTTRVGSGPFPTELTDEVGGWLQERGKEFGATTGRARRCGWFDSVIVRHATRVNGLASLAVTKLDVLDGCKELKVCTGYRVDGKIHREMPSDLLALTNCEPVYERVRGWSAPTTGVTTYKKLPTEAKRYLSRIEELSECRIDMISTGSRRDETIMLNNPLKAGRRVRSKRSR; from the coding sequence ATGGCGAATCTCGTCATCATCGGGTCCCAATGGGGCGACGAAGGCAAAGGGAAGATCGTCGACATCCTTGCCAAGGATGCCGATCTGGTTGTGCGGTACCAGGGGGGCTCCAATGCCGGCCATACCGTCATCAATAAACGGGATACGTTCATTTTCCATCTGATCCCGTCGGGGATTTTGTATCGCGGCACCCGGTGTCTGATTGGGAATGGCGTCGTGGTCGATCCCGGTGCGTTGATCGAAGAAATGGACCATTTGCAAGGACAGGGCGTGAAGATCGCGAAGAACTTTGCCGTCAGCGATCGTGCCCACTTGATCCTGCCCTATCACAAGGCGATTGATAAAGCGTCCGAGCAGTCGAAAGGGGTGCGACGCATCGGCACCACTGGGCGCGGCATCGGGCCGTCCTATGGTGACAAGATGGCGCGCATTGGGATTCGGATGGGTGATCTGCTCAATCCGTCGCTGTTCAAGCAAAAGCTCGAAGAGAACCTTGTCGACATCAATTGGCTGTTGGAACAGCTTCACAAGGTGGACTGTTTTGAATTGGAGAAGGTATACCAGCAGTACATGGGGTATGCCGATCGATTGAAGAGTTACATCATCGATACGACCCTGGTCGTCAATAAGGCGGTAGATGCCGGGAAGACCGTCCTGTTTGAAGGAGCGCAAGGTACCCACCTGGACGTGGATTTCGGCACCTATCCCTACGTGACCTCGTCGAGTTCTTCGGCCGGTGGTGCCTGTACGGGGACGGGTGTGGGCCCCACGAAAATCGATGCGGTGATGGGTATCACCAAGGCCTATACGACGCGTGTCGGCAGCGGTCCGTTCCCGACTGAGTTGACCGACGAAGTGGGCGGGTGGTTGCAGGAGCGCGGAAAAGAATTCGGTGCAACGACCGGTCGTGCCCGCCGTTGCGGGTGGTTCGACAGTGTCATCGTTCGTCATGCCACCAGAGTGAATGGCCTGGCTTCGCTGGCCGTGACGAAGTTGGATGTGTTGGATGGGTGTAAAGAGCTCAAGGTCTGCACCGGCTACCGTGTGGACGGCAAGATCCATCGAGAGATGCCGTCGGACTTGCTGGCGTTGACGAATTGCGAGCCGGTGTATGAACGGGTCCGTGGCTGGAGTGCTCCGACGACCGGCGTAACGACCTACAAGAAGTTGCCCACAGAAGCGAAGCGGTATCTCTCGCGGATCGAGGAGTTGTCCGAGTGCCGGATCGATATGATTTCTACCGGCTCGCGCCGCGACGAAACCATCATGCTCAACAATCCGCTTAAGGCCGGCCGTCGTGTCCGGTCGAAACGTTCACGGTAA
- a CDS encoding ATP-binding cassette domain-containing protein, with protein sequence MLQLESVHKQFSTKVLLEGATAHLRPGARVGLVGPNGAGKTTLFRMILGEESPDKGNIRKRPRLRIGYLPQELETIVGKTVLDAVHRDIYPEHEAERILAGLGFSEADFARPLENLSGGYRMRVALAHLLLSNPDVLMLDEPTNHLDKPTQRWFERFLLDSNLTLLVISHDTKFLDGIATHIWELRDRTLQEYRGNYTKFQELRAARDAQIEAAANRQSKEVARVQNFIDRFRYQANKAKQVQSRIKQLDKVKLIERQRDTRRVRFKFPLPAASGRHVLELKGVAKSYGEKIIYRSLNFTVERGQRIALVGENGAGKSTLLKMLAGVLPFEKGSRHVGHGVTLHYFAQHQAESLTPDDTILESLAEVSAQAETNFLRGIAGAFLFSGDDQKKPIKALSGGERNRVALARMLVEPANTLLLDEPTNHLDPASVDMLTDAMTDFPGTIIFISHDPTFLARVATLIVEVDDGQAKNYLGDYEYYLWKKAQEFESIKESSAELAAAKADKSAGPTKAMASQVQPKSQGGERRDLSKTQARLEKQVSRAESEIASMESKVKAREQELADPELYQELGRWSELQREQESWKKELERLTARWESLSEELQEVREKLTAAG encoded by the coding sequence ATGCTTCAGCTCGAATCCGTCCATAAACAATTTTCGACCAAAGTCCTGCTCGAAGGAGCCACCGCCCACCTGCGCCCCGGCGCACGCGTGGGACTCGTGGGCCCGAACGGAGCCGGAAAGACCACGCTCTTTCGGATGATCCTGGGCGAGGAGTCTCCCGACAAGGGCAACATTCGCAAACGCCCGCGATTGCGCATCGGCTATCTCCCGCAGGAGTTGGAAACGATCGTCGGAAAAACCGTGCTCGATGCCGTCCACCGGGACATCTACCCGGAGCATGAGGCCGAGCGAATCCTCGCTGGTCTGGGATTTTCGGAAGCCGACTTTGCCCGGCCGCTCGAAAATCTCTCCGGCGGCTACCGGATGCGAGTCGCACTGGCACATTTGCTCCTCTCGAACCCCGATGTGCTCATGCTGGACGAGCCGACGAACCACTTGGACAAACCCACTCAGCGCTGGTTTGAACGATTCCTGCTTGATTCGAACCTCACGCTCCTGGTGATCAGCCACGATACGAAATTCCTCGACGGCATCGCCACCCACATCTGGGAACTCCGCGATCGCACACTGCAGGAATACCGCGGTAACTACACCAAGTTTCAAGAGCTCCGTGCAGCCAGGGATGCCCAGATCGAAGCGGCCGCGAACCGCCAGAGCAAAGAAGTGGCCCGCGTCCAAAACTTCATCGACCGCTTTCGGTACCAGGCGAATAAAGCCAAACAGGTACAGTCGCGCATCAAGCAACTGGACAAGGTCAAGCTGATCGAGCGGCAACGCGACACCAGGCGCGTGCGCTTCAAGTTTCCCCTGCCGGCCGCCAGCGGTCGACACGTGCTGGAACTCAAAGGCGTGGCCAAGAGTTACGGCGAGAAGATCATTTACCGGTCTCTGAATTTCACGGTGGAACGCGGGCAACGCATCGCGCTGGTGGGAGAAAATGGCGCCGGCAAGAGCACGTTGCTCAAGATGCTCGCCGGAGTGTTGCCGTTCGAAAAGGGGTCACGCCACGTCGGACACGGAGTCACGCTCCACTACTTCGCCCAGCATCAGGCCGAATCGTTGACCCCGGACGACACCATCCTGGAGTCCCTCGCCGAAGTCTCCGCTCAGGCGGAAACGAATTTTCTCCGCGGCATTGCCGGTGCTTTTTTGTTTTCAGGCGACGACCAGAAGAAACCCATCAAAGCCCTCAGCGGAGGCGAGCGCAACCGCGTAGCCCTGGCACGCATGCTGGTGGAACCCGCCAATACCCTGTTACTCGACGAGCCGACCAATCACCTCGACCCCGCGTCGGTGGATATGCTGACCGACGCCATGACGGATTTTCCCGGCACCATCATTTTTATTTCGCACGACCCCACATTCCTCGCCCGCGTCGCGACGCTCATCGTGGAAGTGGACGACGGCCAGGCCAAGAATTATCTTGGTGACTACGAATATTATTTATGGAAAAAGGCACAGGAGTTCGAGTCGATCAAGGAAAGCAGCGCGGAACTCGCCGCCGCCAAGGCCGACAAGTCCGCCGGCCCCACGAAGGCCATGGCCTCGCAAGTGCAACCGAAATCTCAGGGCGGTGAACGGCGCGACTTGAGCAAAACGCAGGCACGCCTCGAGAAGCAGGTCTCACGCGCGGAATCCGAAATCGCCTCTATGGAAAGTAAGGTCAAGGCGCGCGAGCAGGAACTGGCCGATCCCGAACTCTATCAGGAATTGGGTCGGTGGAGCGAACTTCAGCGGGAACAGGAAAGTTGGAAAAAAGAGCTGGAGCGTCTCACGGCTCGCTGGGAATCGTTGTCGGAAGAACTGCAAGAGGTTCGGGAAAAACTGACGGCAGCCGGTTAG
- a CDS encoding PilZ domain-containing protein, producing the protein MPRQSHSAESVTERRKYVRATLVGSALVSPQSGAKGFTAVLNNVNKIGAGLHSKETLPIGAKITVSLAFLDPDLVEQQEKLTATVAWAKPWEKGTLLGVVWDDLVTKEKNRWLYYYLEETLKSGT; encoded by the coding sequence ATGCCGCGTCAGTCTCATTCAGCCGAGAGTGTCACCGAACGCCGGAAGTATGTCCGTGCGACCCTGGTCGGGTCGGCCCTGGTCTCGCCTCAGAGCGGCGCCAAGGGGTTTACGGCGGTGCTCAACAACGTCAATAAAATCGGTGCAGGCCTCCATTCCAAGGAAACCCTGCCGATCGGTGCAAAGATCACCGTGTCGTTGGCGTTCCTGGATCCCGATCTGGTCGAGCAGCAGGAGAAGTTGACTGCCACAGTGGCCTGGGCCAAACCCTGGGAGAAGGGAACGTTGCTTGGGGTGGTGTGGGATGATCTGGTGACGAAAGAAAAGAACCGCTGGCTGTACTACTATCTTGAAGAGACGTTGAAGTCGGGCACCTAA